In the genome of Dyadobacter fermentans DSM 18053, the window CAAGCGGGCAGAAGGCTATTTCAACACGGCCATCGGCCTTTTGCAAAAACTGGACAAAACCTCGCTCGAACTCGCCGACGCGTACATTTTCGGGGCCAAAAATTACGTGTACCTCAAAGATTACCCGCCCGTAAAACCGATGCTCGACAGCGCGGCGATTATCCTGGGCATTCACCCCAATGCCGCCTACCAGCTCGATTTCCATATGGTGGAAGGCATGTACCATTCCCGACTCCGGCAATATGAGGAGGCATTGAAAAGCCTGGGCAAAGGAATGGCACTGGCGAAGGAACAGAAACGCGAGTATGATTACCAGGGCATGCTTTTGCAGGTGTATTTTACCTATAAATCCATGGGTGATTATCCCAAAGCGTTGGGCATTATCCGCAGTGTGATCGGGCAGAAAACACCGCTCATCCGCTCAGCCAACCGGAAATTGTATTACTACGAATACGCGCAGATGCTCGACAAAACCGGCCAGCACAAGGCCGCTTACGAGTGGCTGGCCAAATACGCGGAGCTCGCCGACAGCACTTTTGAAGAGCGTACCAAATCGGAGATTGCGGCATTGGAAGCCAAATTCCAGTCGGCGGAGAAGGAGAAACGCATTTATCAATTGCAAGCCAACAATGAAAAGGCCGCATTGACGATCAAAAACAACCGGCTCCTCAACTGGCTGCTGGCCGTGGTGTGCCTTTTCCTGCTGGCGGTGACGGTGCTGGTGCTGCTGTTTTACCGGAACAACAAGCGCCTCTGGCAGCAGCATAAGCAACTCCACGACCTTGAAATGCAGAAAATCAAGCAGGACTACCGCATTTCGATGCTTTCGGCCATGCTAGAAGGGCAGGAACAAGAGCGCACCCGCCTCGCCCGCGACCTGCACGACGGCCTCGGCGGGCTGCTGAGCAGCATTAAGATCGAATTATCGCGAGAACTTTCCGTCCAGGACGATCGCCTTAAAAACAGCGTAACGCGTACGCTTTCGCACCTGGACGACGCCGTGAACGAGCTGCGCCGCATTGCCCGCAGCCTCATGCCCGAAATCCTGATGAACTACGGACTGGCCGAGGCGACGAAGGAATTTTGTAAAAACCTGCGGGAAACTGGCATTAACCTCGTTTGTCAGGTGTTCAACTACCGCGATTCGATGCCGAAAGAGAAGCAGATATTACTCTACCGCATCATCCAGGAACTCGTGAACAATGCCGTGAAACACGCCGCCGCGCCGCAGATACTGGTCATCATCCAGCAAAGCGGCGAAACGCTTTTTGTGACCGTGGAAGACGACGGCCGCGGCTTCGATCCCGACCGTGTGAATGGCAAAGCCGGCGCGGGGCTATCCAATGTAAAAGCCCGCGCCGACTTCCTGAATGCACGGTTTGAACTACAATCATCACCCCAAAAAGGCACTTCCGTTACGGTAGAGTGCGAGATCTGAGCTATGGACGTATTCATCATCGACGACCACCCTATTGTATTGCAAGGACTCAAAAACCTGCTCGAATCGCGGGAAGGCATACGCGTCACCGGCATTTTCGACCAGGCCGATAGCGCATTGGCCGCCCTGGACAGCCATATCCCGGAGGTGATGCTGATGGACATCAACCTGCCCGACATCAGCGGCGTGACCTTGTGCCAGCAGGTGAAGCAGGCCCATCCCGAAATCCGGGTTGTGGCGCTCAGCATCCACAACGAACGCAGCGTGATCATGAGCATGCTGCAAAGCGGCGCGAGCGGTTATGTGCTCAAAAATGCAATCGGCGACGACATTGTGGCCGCATTGCAGGCGGCGATGGAAGGCCAGATATACCTTTGCGCCGAAACCCAGAAAGCCCTGAACGAAGCCCCCGGCACCGAACCGAAGGAAATCCCCCGCCTCACGCGCCGCGAGAAAGAAATCCTCGAACTGATCGGCCAGGGCTACACCACGCAGCAAATCGCCGCCGAGCTTTTTATCAGTACCCACACCGTGGAAAGCCACCGCAAAAACCTGAAAGAGAAATTCGGGGTGCCCAACACGGCCACCGTGGTACGGATGGCGGCCGAGCTGGGGCTGATGCGCTAGTTCGACAAATCCAGTTTCTGCTTGTCTTTCAGCAGCTGCACCCGCAGCCGCTCGTAATCCACGTCCTGGACAGCCGCCTGATTATCAATCGCCTGCACGGCGGCAGACGCAGCGCTTTGGCCCAGAATCATGAATACCGGCTCCATGCGGATCGATCCGTAGGCGATGTGCGAGCTCGAAAGGCACACCGGTACGAGCAGGTTATGGCATTCGTCTTTTTTGGGGATAATGGAGGTGTAGGCAATGCTATACGGCTTTTTTGGATGCACACCAATGTCACCCTCGTTCTGTACGAAACCTTCCGCCGTCACGTAGCGCTGCGCATTGTGCGCGTCCAGCGCGTACGACCCCATTCCTACGGGCTGACTCACCGGTTCGAGGCCGAGGGTATGGTTCTCATTCATCACGCTCTGGCCGATCATCCGGCGCGCTTCGCGCACGTAAATCTGGTGCGGCCAGCCGCCATTGTCTTTAAATTCGTCCTTCGGCAATCCCCACTGGCTCATTTGCTCGCGCACGTCCGCCGGCACGCGGGGGTCGTGGGTGAGAAAGTACATCAGGCCTTTCTGGTACAATTCATGCGCTTTAACGATCTCCTTGCGGCGCTCGTAGGTGGCTTCGGGGTAGTCGTAGTTTCCGCCGATAAAATCCGTGCTGAACGGGCCGTGGTTGTTCGTATCGGTCTTTTTGTTCGGGATCGGGTCATATTTGTCGAATGTCTCCGTCCAGCCGGCTTTGTACACGCGGGCCAGCAATTCATACTTTGCAGGATCGTAGCCTTTCGGTTTTTCGAATGGAATGCGGTTATCGGGATTTGCGGAAAGGCACATGCGGAAGCAGTAGGCCTGTATTTTGCTGTCACCCGATCCGTTCGGCGCGATGGGCTCGTCGCTGATGTAAGGCAACAGGCCGCTTTTGGGATCGCCCTCAATCTTGTAGGGGCTGATGTTTTTCTGGAAATAATGCTTGTGGTGGTAAACACCGGCCTGCACACCGTTCCATTTTTCATTGTAAACACTGTTAGACTCCCTTCCCACGTGATATTTTACGCCCGCGGCGGCCATTAAATCGCCTTCATAGGTGGCGTCGATGAACATTTTACCGTTGAATGTCTTGCCTGAAAGCGTTTTCATGGAAACGATCCGTCCATCCTTTTTGACCACGCCGCTTTTGCGGTCGAGCCACTCGTCGCGGAACACCCGGATGTTATTTTCTTTGACAAAATCTTCAAAAACCTGCTCGGCGGCGTGCGGTTCGAAGATCCACATCGTGCGTTCTGCGCCGTCCATCGCCGGCGTTCCCTGGCCTTTGTTGCCATAATCCTCTTTTTTCTGCCATTTCCAGGCTTCGGATTTGTCGTAATGCAGGTAAAGCCGGTGGTAAAACTCCCGCGCCAGCCCGCCGATCACTGATTTGTCGCCGGTATCGGTGAAGCCGAGCCCGGCCGACGAAAGTCCGCCCAAATGCTTGTCGGGGGAAACGACCAGCACCGTTTTGCCCGATTTAACGACCTGTACCGCCGCCGTAATCGCCGCGGAAGTGCCTCCATAAATAATCACATCCGCCGCCAGTTCTTTCTTTTTTTGTGCAAAACATGGCTGCACAAAAGTGGCGAGGAGGGCTATGCTATAAATCAAATACTTCATCATTTCAATCGAGGTTAATCTTAAAATACTTATTGCGCTGCTTTCCGGAAAATGATCGCGTCTACCAGCACCTGTCCCTCCGAACCTTCACTCAGGATGTCGACATAGCCGTCCATTCCTTCCCAAAACTCGAACTTGCCGATGGAGAGCGATTCGGTAGGTTTCACCCATATTTCCTCGGTCCCATTTTTGGAATGGACCCGCACTTTAAACCGCGGCACAGCATTCAACCGGCCGTCGACCGGGTGTTTCTTTTCGCCCACCGTTGCCCGGCGTTGCGGGTCGAAAGGTGTTTGTTCCGAAAAAGCCACCTCGTAGGTACCCGCCGCGAGGTCCGGCCGGAAGCGGGCAAACTCCCCTGCCGCGGCCCGGCTGCCATTGGTGAGGTACATATCCCGGAAGCCTTTTTCTTTCCATCGCTTAAACTGCGGCCCCACCCAGAAATAGGGCGTGCAGTAAAACCGGCTTTCGCGCGCATCCGCATTGTCCACGATCTCGCGTTTCAGGTTGCCGGTTTCGTTGTGTGCCGGCGGGTAAGTGGGGATTGTGAGGTTTACGGTGAAGGACTGCACCGCATTCAGGCTGCCCGGCGCCTCCACCCGCACGCGCGCAGCATACACGCCGGGAAGCAGCCCACTTCCGTTAACCGACACTTGTATTTTCTGATCATTCCCCTGCCCTTCCGATTGCAAGCTCAGCCAGTCTTTTCCTTGCAGGTATTCCACCTTCGGCACATTGATTTTACCCAAAGTACCATCACCTGCATTAACCAGCATCACCGTTTTCGCCTCGGGCTGCGGCCTGGTTTCGCGGGCAAGGAAATGCATGGTATTCGGAATGAGCGCTCGCCCGGTTGCATACACGTCCATGATATGCGCGGGCCGGATGCGGAATGACGGGTCGTCGTCGGAGGCCAATGCGAGCGAAGCGTTTGCCGAAGGTTTCTGGCCCTCGCCGTCGATCGTGATATGCTGCGTGATGCTGCTCCGCGACACGCCATCGTCCACCAGGAGCGTTACCGGGTAAATGCCCGGTTTGGTAAAAACGTGTTTCGGGTTCTTGTCGATGGAAATGCCGCCGTCGCCGAACGTCCAGTAATAAAGCAGCTCGCGGCCGGAGCCTCGGTACGCATTCCGCGACTTTTCTCCGTTGAATGCCAGCTGCTGGCCCGTTTTGCCCGGGCTGGACGGCGCGGCGATTGCCTTCGTCTCCCCGGCGCGTTCGCGGTTATCTTCGAATGTCTGCCAGAAGAGTATCCACGGGTCAAGCAAAATCTCCGTGTCGCTCTCCTTTGTTTTGACCCGGAATACAAAATGCGAATGATTGTGATCGCCCACGTGCACCCCGGAGCCGTCGGAATAATATGCACCTGCCTTGATAGGCGTATGTTCCGGCACGCGGAGATTTAGCATGTGGTGGTTTTGAATGCTCCACCGGTCGCCGTTTTCCCAGGTGTGAATGCCCCGCCAGCGGTTGTTGTTATCGCCCTTATCGAGACTGAAAACAAAATAATGGTCGTCGATCGGGAACGGCGTGAAATGCGGCGTCCCGGCCGGCTTGTTCAGGTCGAGGCCGCCGTGCAGCTCAAATCCATCGTAAGCACCCATCCAGCAATCGTCGCCATTGTAGCTGTCCGAAATGCGTAGCTGGTTTTCGGTCATGGGGAACATGGGGTACAAGCGCGAAGGCGCGATCCGCATGGTCATGTCCGTCACCGCAAACCGGGCGTGCTTTTTCGGGACCGACTCGCTGCTTTTGCCGCCGTGTTCGTCCTTGATGATCTGCCCGATCGTATTCACGCCATCGAACCACACCCGCATGCCATTGATGACGTACGGCTCGAAAAAGCTTTCCTGCGACCCGACGTAGCGTTCCATTTTCATAAAATGGCCGTCTACCAGCACCTGGCAGGTGAAATGGTAGAGCGTAGCGCCGCCGGGCTGGTCCGCCCGGAGCTTGCCGAGGTTAGTGATGATGATATCGGAGGAAATTTCCTTCAACACCATCGTTCTGACCTTGCCGTTCGCGAGCGTGAATTTCAAGGTATCCTCCTTGTTCATTTCGACGGGCGTGAGCGTGGCCCTGGCCTTGCGATGGATGGTTTCTGCGATGGCCGGCATACCGGCCATCAGCAGAAACCCGACC includes:
- a CDS encoding tetratricopeptide repeat-containing sensor histidine kinase, translated to MKKLLIISLGMLLACTGRPCYAQKTAGRADRYSDSLRAILSRKLPDSVRIATLFQLSDYWSDKDTAQSLRYVREAAQIAKPGSFQEALSHFYTGSAYFDADYAQSGKAYLTAEKLLRKFPGREALIYRARAWHNFGALEQRQDREKKYAEIILQHVIPLARQAGDSVRVASNYHNLGIIFSNQLDYKRAEGYFNTAIGLLQKLDKTSLELADAYIFGAKNYVYLKDYPPVKPMLDSAAIILGIHPNAAYQLDFHMVEGMYHSRLRQYEEALKSLGKGMALAKEQKREYDYQGMLLQVYFTYKSMGDYPKALGIIRSVIGQKTPLIRSANRKLYYYEYAQMLDKTGQHKAAYEWLAKYAELADSTFEERTKSEIAALEAKFQSAEKEKRIYQLQANNEKAALTIKNNRLLNWLLAVVCLFLLAVTVLVLLFYRNNKRLWQQHKQLHDLEMQKIKQDYRISMLSAMLEGQEQERTRLARDLHDGLGGLLSSIKIELSRELSVQDDRLKNSVTRTLSHLDDAVNELRRIARSLMPEILMNYGLAEATKEFCKNLRETGINLVCQVFNYRDSMPKEKQILLYRIIQELVNNAVKHAAAPQILVIIQQSGETLFVTVEDDGRGFDPDRVNGKAGAGLSNVKARADFLNARFELQSSPQKGTSVTVECEI
- a CDS encoding PKD domain-containing protein; its protein translation is MNPKQKALIPTLRLNSLLVGFLLMAGMPAIAETIHRKARATLTPVEMNKEDTLKFTLANGKVRTMVLKEISSDIIITNLGKLRADQPGGATLYHFTCQVLVDGHFMKMERYVGSQESFFEPYVINGMRVWFDGVNTIGQIIKDEHGGKSSESVPKKHARFAVTDMTMRIAPSRLYPMFPMTENQLRISDSYNGDDCWMGAYDGFELHGGLDLNKPAGTPHFTPFPIDDHYFVFSLDKGDNNNRWRGIHTWENGDRWSIQNHHMLNLRVPEHTPIKAGAYYSDGSGVHVGDHNHSHFVFRVKTKESDTEILLDPWILFWQTFEDNRERAGETKAIAAPSSPGKTGQQLAFNGEKSRNAYRGSGRELLYYWTFGDGGISIDKNPKHVFTKPGIYPVTLLVDDGVSRSSITQHITIDGEGQKPSANASLALASDDDPSFRIRPAHIMDVYATGRALIPNTMHFLARETRPQPEAKTVMLVNAGDGTLGKINVPKVEYLQGKDWLSLQSEGQGNDQKIQVSVNGSGLLPGVYAARVRVEAPGSLNAVQSFTVNLTIPTYPPAHNETGNLKREIVDNADARESRFYCTPYFWVGPQFKRWKEKGFRDMYLTNGSRAAAGEFARFRPDLAAGTYEVAFSEQTPFDPQRRATVGEKKHPVDGRLNAVPRFKVRVHSKNGTEEIWVKPTESLSIGKFEFWEGMDGYVDILSEGSEGQVLVDAIIFRKAAQ
- a CDS encoding FAD-dependent oxidoreductase, with product MKYLIYSIALLATFVQPCFAQKKKELAADVIIYGGTSAAITAAVQVVKSGKTVLVVSPDKHLGGLSSAGLGFTDTGDKSVIGGLAREFYHRLYLHYDKSEAWKWQKKEDYGNKGQGTPAMDGAERTMWIFEPHAAEQVFEDFVKENNIRVFRDEWLDRKSGVVKKDGRIVSMKTLSGKTFNGKMFIDATYEGDLMAAAGVKYHVGRESNSVYNEKWNGVQAGVYHHKHYFQKNISPYKIEGDPKSGLLPYISDEPIAPNGSGDSKIQAYCFRMCLSANPDNRIPFEKPKGYDPAKYELLARVYKAGWTETFDKYDPIPNKKTDTNNHGPFSTDFIGGNYDYPEATYERRKEIVKAHELYQKGLMYFLTHDPRVPADVREQMSQWGLPKDEFKDNGGWPHQIYVREARRMIGQSVMNENHTLGLEPVSQPVGMGSYALDAHNAQRYVTAEGFVQNEGDIGVHPKKPYSIAYTSIIPKKDECHNLLVPVCLSSSHIAYGSIRMEPVFMILGQSAASAAVQAIDNQAAVQDVDYERLRVQLLKDKQKLDLSN
- a CDS encoding response regulator transcription factor, translated to MDVFIIDDHPIVLQGLKNLLESREGIRVTGIFDQADSALAALDSHIPEVMLMDINLPDISGVTLCQQVKQAHPEIRVVALSIHNERSVIMSMLQSGASGYVLKNAIGDDIVAALQAAMEGQIYLCAETQKALNEAPGTEPKEIPRLTRREKEILELIGQGYTTQQIAAELFISTHTVESHRKNLKEKFGVPNTATVVRMAAELGLMR